From the genome of Nocardia sp. NBC_01503, one region includes:
- a CDS encoding VOC family protein, whose protein sequence is MPIQRLNHAVLFVSELERSVAFYEEVLGFRRLPGGFPGAAFLQAAGSANDHDLGLFQSPDPSVAHRTGRVGLYHLAWEVDTLEELRRVREVLTAAGALTGASDHGSTKALYAADPDGIEFEVCWLVPDSAVEDELTNMAAPTMPLDLPGLIAKYGGDTPGGPRTDHEVWRRLFAGR, encoded by the coding sequence ATGCCGATCCAGCGTCTCAATCACGCCGTACTGTTCGTCTCCGAATTGGAGCGTTCGGTGGCCTTCTACGAAGAGGTGCTCGGCTTCCGCCGCCTGCCCGGCGGCTTCCCGGGCGCGGCCTTCCTCCAGGCGGCCGGATCGGCCAACGATCATGACCTCGGCCTGTTCCAATCGCCGGATCCGTCCGTCGCGCATCGCACCGGGCGGGTGGGGCTGTACCACCTGGCCTGGGAGGTGGACACGCTCGAGGAACTGCGGCGTGTGCGCGAGGTGCTCACCGCCGCGGGCGCGTTGACCGGAGCCTCCGATCACGGCTCCACCAAGGCGCTGTACGCCGCCGATCCGGACGGTATCGAATTCGAAGTGTGCTGGCTGGTACCGGATTCCGCGGTGGAGGACGAGCTCACGAATATGGCCGCGCCGACCATGCCGCTGGACCTACCCGGTCTTATCGCCAAGTACGGCGGGGACACCCCGGGCGGGCCGCGCACCGATCATGAGGTGTGGCGTCGCCTGTTCGCCGGTCGCTGA
- a CDS encoding ABC transporter ATP-binding protein: MKVDEAGVEKPGVGQARAATPRAEVAVPGTSTEPEETGPGWLRRLWERCRQHPWLLAAIALAVLLGAAVEVTGPLLAKRALDGATAGNTGIITAMAGLLVLLAAGRFLASFGRRMAAGKLALDVQHELRVDLLNALQRLDGPGQDALRTGQVVSRSISDLTLVQGLLAMGPWSSVAALQFVLAAAIMLWLSPLLALTALLVVPVLALVVYRVRPKLYAATWSAQQRGSDLAQHVEETVTGVRVVKGFGQEARMVDLLERHGKRLFAERMRAARIDARFGPTLSAIPQAGMVGVIAAGGVLALHGAIGLGTFLAFTAYVATMTNATRTISMVVVMAQLTRAAAERVHQVIDSAPEQTDPPHPAPLPAGPLGIEISSLTFGFDPDRPILDSFDLTVAPGETVAIIGPAGSGKSTLSLLLPRFYTPNSGRITLYGNDSHTDIADLRATELRAAVGVVFDEAFLLSDTISANIALGRPEATEAEIHTAAVQAAADEFIRALPNGYDTVVGERGLTLSGGQRQRIALARALLANPRILILDDATSAVDALTEAAIFAALPTDSSRTTLILAHRESTLTHADRIIRLPGPSGSSTDENAQPVDRDGDTRPAPVGLEAETGTELDPDTPAEVRRSLVTLPPAVEQPGLDPAELRTPDTDFRLVKAIRTVRWPVLAAMLLLAVDALVSVGFPSIVRYAIDSGVTEHDGAALTRAVLIGAVLAAIGWLAASTALLWGSRAGERVLYGLRVRSYAQLQRLGLDYYERELSGRILTRMTTDIDALSTFLQTGLPDALVSLLMVIGIVIALLLIDAQLALVVFLSVPALLLATWLFRRASDAAYTESREHSATVNADFAENVAGLRVVQANRHERSASERFTVYSHRYRISRMRAQRAISLFFAFVGAWADLALAAVVFVGARAVADGAATAGTLVAFVLYLELLFGPIYQLSQLFDGYQQARVGLRRIRELLKTPSSIAPDPADPAVIDGRLRGEVVFDEVRFSYPGTESLALDGVSLRIPAGTSLALVGATGAGKSTIVKLLARLYDMPYDGNHDHERDELPDSIANSYEPQRIAGENGAIRVDGIDIRDYRLTDYRSRLGVVPQEAHLFTGDIASNIAFGKPFANPAEIEAAAAAVGALDTINALPLRMRQPVGERGRGLSAGQRQLIALARAELVGPDLLLLDEATAVLDPAAEASVLVASESVTRGRTAVIVAHRLATAAQADLIAVVEQGRIIEIGSHDELLSTHGAYSQLWAAAQATEGIFSAEDESSLRNVSARW, from the coding sequence ATGAAGGTGGATGAGGCCGGGGTGGAGAAACCAGGGGTGGGACAAGCGCGAGCGGCGACGCCGCGGGCGGAAGTAGCCGTGCCCGGAACGAGCACCGAGCCGGAGGAGACCGGTCCCGGTTGGTTGCGGCGACTCTGGGAACGATGTCGCCAGCACCCATGGCTGCTCGCCGCCATCGCGCTGGCGGTCCTGCTCGGTGCGGCGGTGGAGGTCACCGGCCCGCTGCTGGCCAAGCGCGCCCTGGACGGCGCGACCGCCGGGAACACCGGAATCATCACGGCCATGGCCGGATTGCTGGTGCTGCTCGCCGCCGGCCGCTTCCTCGCTTCGTTCGGTCGTCGTATGGCCGCCGGAAAACTCGCGCTCGATGTGCAGCATGAATTGCGTGTCGATCTGCTCAACGCGCTCCAGCGCCTGGACGGCCCCGGCCAGGACGCCCTGCGCACCGGCCAGGTGGTCTCCCGTTCCATCAGCGATCTGACGCTGGTGCAGGGCCTGCTGGCCATGGGCCCGTGGTCCTCGGTCGCCGCACTGCAATTCGTGCTCGCCGCCGCCATCATGCTCTGGCTCTCGCCGCTGCTGGCACTGACCGCACTGCTGGTGGTCCCGGTGCTCGCGCTGGTCGTCTATCGGGTGCGGCCGAAGCTCTACGCCGCCACCTGGTCGGCGCAGCAGCGCGGTTCGGATCTGGCCCAGCATGTGGAGGAGACCGTCACCGGCGTGCGCGTGGTGAAGGGGTTCGGGCAGGAGGCCCGAATGGTGGATCTGTTGGAACGGCACGGCAAACGGCTCTTCGCCGAACGCATGCGCGCGGCCCGCATCGACGCCCGATTCGGGCCGACCTTGTCGGCCATTCCGCAGGCCGGAATGGTCGGGGTCATTGCCGCGGGCGGTGTGCTGGCCCTGCACGGCGCGATCGGCCTGGGCACCTTCCTGGCGTTCACCGCCTACGTGGCCACCATGACCAATGCCACCCGGACCATTTCCATGGTGGTGGTGATGGCGCAGCTCACCCGCGCCGCCGCCGAGCGCGTGCATCAGGTCATCGACAGCGCGCCGGAGCAGACCGATCCGCCGCATCCGGCGCCGCTGCCTGCCGGGCCGCTGGGCATCGAAATATCATCTCTCACTTTCGGATTCGACCCGGATCGCCCGATTCTGGATAGCTTCGACCTGACCGTCGCCCCGGGCGAGACGGTCGCGATCATCGGCCCGGCGGGTTCGGGTAAATCCACCCTGTCGCTACTGCTCCCCCGCTTCTACACGCCGAACTCGGGCCGGATCACGCTGTACGGCAACGACTCCCACACCGATATCGCCGACCTGCGCGCCACCGAACTGCGGGCCGCGGTGGGTGTGGTCTTCGACGAGGCTTTCCTGTTGTCGGACACCATCTCCGCCAATATCGCGCTGGGGCGACCGGAGGCCACCGAAGCCGAAATCCACACGGCGGCGGTCCAGGCCGCCGCGGATGAGTTCATTCGGGCGCTACCCAACGGCTATGACACCGTGGTCGGTGAACGCGGCCTCACCCTTTCCGGTGGTCAGCGCCAGCGCATCGCCCTGGCCCGCGCGCTGCTGGCGAACCCGCGCATCCTGATCCTGGACGACGCCACCTCCGCGGTGGACGCGCTCACCGAGGCGGCCATTTTCGCCGCCCTGCCGACGGATTCGTCCCGCACCACGCTCATCCTGGCGCACCGCGAATCCACTCTCACCCACGCCGATCGCATCATCCGGCTGCCCGGGCCGAGCGGCAGCTCCACGGACGAGAACGCACAACCGGTCGATCGAGACGGTGACACGCGGCCCGCACCGGTGGGGCTGGAGGCGGAGACCGGTACCGAGCTGGATCCGGACACCCCCGCGGAGGTAAGGCGGTCCCTGGTGACGCTGCCGCCCGCGGTGGAACAGCCGGGTCTCGATCCGGCCGAGCTGCGTACCCCCGATACCGACTTCCGATTGGTCAAGGCCATCCGGACGGTGCGCTGGCCGGTCCTCGCGGCGATGCTGCTGCTGGCGGTGGATGCCCTTGTCAGCGTGGGCTTTCCGTCGATCGTGCGCTATGCCATCGACTCCGGGGTGACCGAACACGACGGTGCCGCGTTGACCCGCGCGGTGCTCATCGGCGCGGTGCTCGCCGCGATCGGCTGGCTGGCCGCCTCCACCGCGCTGTTGTGGGGTTCGCGCGCGGGTGAGCGGGTGCTCTACGGTCTGCGCGTGCGCAGTTACGCGCAGCTGCAGCGACTCGGACTCGACTACTACGAGCGGGAACTCTCCGGTCGCATCCTCACCCGCATGACCACCGATATCGACGCCCTCTCGACCTTCCTGCAAACCGGCCTGCCCGATGCGCTGGTGAGCCTGCTGATGGTGATCGGCATCGTGATCGCGCTGCTGCTCATCGACGCGCAACTGGCACTTGTGGTCTTCCTCTCCGTGCCCGCGCTACTGCTGGCCACCTGGCTGTTCCGGCGCGCCTCCGATGCGGCGTACACCGAATCGCGAGAGCACTCGGCCACCGTGAACGCGGACTTCGCCGAGAATGTCGCGGGATTGCGTGTGGTGCAGGCGAATCGGCATGAGCGCAGCGCCTCGGAACGCTTCACCGTCTACTCGCATCGGTATCGGATCAGCCGAATGCGGGCGCAACGGGCCATCTCGCTTTTCTTCGCCTTCGTCGGCGCGTGGGCCGATCTGGCGTTGGCCGCGGTCGTTTTCGTGGGTGCGCGGGCGGTCGCCGACGGCGCGGCCACGGCGGGCACCCTGGTGGCCTTCGTGCTGTATCTGGAGCTGCTGTTCGGCCCGATCTATCAGCTCTCGCAACTCTTCGACGGTTATCAGCAGGCACGGGTCGGCCTGCGCCGCATTCGGGAGCTGCTGAAGACGCCGTCCTCGATCGCCCCGGATCCCGCCGACCCGGCCGTGATCGACGGCCGACTGCGTGGGGAGGTGGTCTTCGACGAGGTGCGTTTCAGCTATCCGGGTACCGAGTCCCTGGCCCTGGACGGTGTCAGCCTGCGCATCCCGGCGGGCACCAGCCTCGCTCTCGTCGGCGCGACCGGCGCGGGTAAATCGACCATCGTGAAACTGCTGGCCCGGCTCTACGACATGCCCTATGACGGAAATCACGATCACGAACGTGATGAATTACCCGATTCGATAGCCAATTCCTATGAACCGCAACGGATTGCCGGTGAAAACGGTGCGATCAGGGTGGATGGCATCGATATCCGCGACTACCGCCTCACCGACTACCGATCGCGGCTGGGAGTTGTTCCACAGGAAGCTCACTTATTCACCGGGGACATTGCCAGCAACATTGCATTCGGCAAACCTTTTGCGAATCCCGCGGAGATCGAGGCGGCCGCCGCGGCGGTCGGCGCACTCGACACCATCAACGCGCTACCGCTGCGAATGCGTCAGCCGGTGGGCGAACGCGGGCGCGGCCTCTCGGCCGGGCAGCGCCAGCTGATCGCACTGGCCCGCGCCGAACTGGTCGGTCCGGATCTACTGCTGCTCGATGAGGCAACCGCCGTACTCGATCCGGCGGCCGAGGCATCGGTGCTGGTAGCGAGCGAATCGGTGACGCGCGGCCGCACCGCGGTGATTGTCGCGCACCGCCTGGCCACCGCCGCGCAGGCCGACTTGATCGCCGTTGTCGAACAGGGCCGGATCATCGAAATCGGCTCACATGACGAGCTGCTCTCGACACACGGCGCTTACTCCCAGCTCTGGGCTGCGGCACAGGCCACCGAAGGAATATTCTCAGCGGAGGACGAGTCGTCACTAAGGAATGTGTCCGCTCGGTGGTAG
- a CDS encoding multifunctional oxoglutarate decarboxylase/oxoglutarate dehydrogenase thiamine pyrophosphate-binding subunit/dihydrolipoyllysine-residue succinyltransferase subunit, with protein sequence MRRTPAVSSSTDQFGQNQWLVDEMYQKYKQDPSSVDESWHEFLADYTPETSGETGNSGRPATPAAAAPVPAAPVAPAAPAAPAVTPSSNSTPTSVANNAQAAKPASAALANGATAAPAQVRAPQTTPAPTSNAAPTTGAPKAATTDEAKILRGAAAAIVKNMSASLTIPTATSVRAIPAKLMIDNRLVINNHLARTRGGKISFTHLLGYAIVQGIKSFPNMNRHFAEVDGKPNAVTPAHTNLGLAIDLPGKDGNRTLAVAAIKNTEDMTFAQFHAAYEDIVRRARAGKLTGEDMSGVTISLTNPGTIGTNHSVPRLMPGQGAIIGAGAMEYPAEFQGMADEQLADIGIGKLMTLTSTYDHRIIQGAESGDFLRTVHNLLISDEFYDEIFHGMGVPYEPVRWRKDIKERGIDKSTRVQEMITAYRNRGHLMADTDPLRLVHDKFRSHPDLDVTQHGLTLWDLDREFNVAGFHGQERMKLRDVLSILRDAYCRHVGVEYTHILDPEQLHWIQERVEQKHEKPSVAEQKYIMSRLNAAEAFETFLATKYVGQKRFSLEGAESVIPMMDGVIDQCAEYALDEVVIGMPHRGRLNVLANIVGKPYSKIFTEFEGNMNPAATHGSGDVKYHLGARGTYIQMFGDNDIEVSLTANPSHLEAVDPVLEGLVRAKQDLLTKEDLVTKGEEARSFSVVPLMLHGDAAFAGQGVVAETLNLSGLRGYRTGGTVHIVVNNQIGFTTAPEYSRSTEYSTDIAKFIGAPVFHVNGDDPEACVWVAKLAVDYRQRFNRDVVIDMICYRRRGHNEGDDPSMTQPNMYDAIDTKRSVRKAYTESLIGRGDISMKEAEDALRDYQGQLERIFNEVRELEKYVPEPSPSVEDEQKMPTTLVTAVDKTVLQRIGDSFVNVPEGFNVHPRVKPVMEKRREMAYEGKIDWAMGELLAFGTLVDEGKAVRLTGQDSRRGTFSQRHSVIIDRKTGGEYTPLHNIGSKNPGWFAVHDSALSEYAAVGFEYGYSLGNTDALVLWEAQFGDFVNGAQTIIDEFISSGEAKWGQLSEVVLLLPHGHEGQGPDHTSGRIERFLQLCAEGSMTVAVPSTPSNYFHLLRRHALDGIRRPLVVFTPKSMLRNKAVVSEVEDFTDNKFRSVLEEPTYESGDGDRSKVKRVLLTSGKIYYELVAEKNKNKRDDVAIVRVEQLYPIPKFRLNEALEGYPNATDLVWVQEEPANQGAWPFFGLNLPEILPARFAKLRRISRRAMSAPSSGSSKVHAVEQAEIIGEAFAPTV encoded by the coding sequence ATGAGGCGAACACCTGCTGTGAGCAGCTCAACAGACCAGTTCGGACAGAACCAGTGGCTTGTCGACGAGATGTATCAGAAGTACAAGCAAGACCCGTCGTCGGTCGATGAGAGCTGGCACGAGTTCCTCGCCGATTACACGCCGGAAACCTCCGGCGAGACCGGCAACAGCGGCCGACCGGCTACCCCGGCCGCCGCGGCTCCTGTCCCCGCGGCCCCTGTCGCCCCCGCGGCCCCCGCCGCGCCGGCGGTGACGCCGTCCTCGAACAGCACGCCGACCTCCGTCGCGAACAACGCGCAGGCCGCCAAGCCCGCGTCCGCGGCGCTCGCGAACGGCGCAACGGCCGCCCCCGCGCAGGTTCGCGCACCGCAGACCACTCCGGCTCCGACCTCCAACGCCGCCCCCACCACGGGCGCGCCGAAGGCCGCGACCACCGACGAGGCCAAGATTCTGCGCGGCGCCGCCGCCGCGATCGTCAAGAACATGTCGGCGTCGCTGACCATTCCGACGGCCACCAGCGTGCGGGCCATCCCCGCCAAGCTGATGATCGACAACCGGCTGGTCATCAACAACCATCTCGCGCGTACCCGCGGTGGCAAGATCTCCTTCACCCACCTGCTGGGTTACGCGATCGTGCAGGGCATCAAGTCCTTCCCGAATATGAACCGGCACTTCGCGGAAGTGGACGGCAAGCCGAACGCGGTCACCCCGGCGCACACCAATCTGGGTCTGGCCATCGACCTGCCCGGTAAGGACGGCAACCGCACGCTGGCCGTCGCCGCCATCAAGAACACCGAGGACATGACCTTCGCGCAGTTCCACGCTGCGTACGAGGACATCGTGCGCCGGGCGCGCGCCGGCAAGCTGACCGGCGAAGACATGTCCGGTGTCACCATCTCGCTGACCAACCCGGGCACCATCGGCACCAATCACTCGGTGCCGCGACTGATGCCGGGTCAGGGCGCGATTATCGGCGCGGGCGCCATGGAGTACCCGGCCGAGTTCCAGGGCATGGCCGATGAGCAGCTGGCCGATATCGGCATCGGCAAGCTCATGACGCTGACCTCGACCTACGATCACCGCATCATTCAGGGCGCGGAGTCCGGCGACTTCCTGCGGACCGTGCACAACCTGCTGATCTCGGACGAGTTCTACGACGAGATCTTCCACGGCATGGGTGTCCCCTACGAGCCGGTGCGCTGGCGCAAGGACATCAAGGAACGCGGTATCGACAAGTCGACCCGCGTCCAGGAGATGATCACCGCGTACCGCAACCGCGGTCACCTCATGGCCGATACCGATCCACTGCGGTTGGTGCACGACAAGTTCCGCTCGCATCCGGACCTGGATGTCACCCAGCACGGCCTGACCCTGTGGGATCTGGATCGCGAATTCAATGTCGCGGGCTTCCACGGCCAGGAGCGCATGAAGCTGCGCGATGTGCTGTCCATCCTGCGCGATGCCTACTGCCGCCACGTGGGTGTCGAGTACACGCACATCCTGGATCCCGAACAGCTGCACTGGATTCAGGAACGCGTCGAGCAGAAGCATGAGAAGCCTTCTGTCGCCGAGCAGAAGTACATCATGTCCCGGCTCAATGCCGCCGAGGCGTTCGAAACCTTCCTGGCCACCAAATACGTTGGCCAGAAGCGCTTCTCGCTCGAGGGCGCCGAGTCCGTCATTCCGATGATGGACGGAGTCATCGACCAGTGCGCCGAGTACGCGCTCGACGAGGTCGTCATCGGTATGCCGCACCGCGGCCGCCTGAACGTGCTCGCGAACATCGTCGGCAAGCCCTACTCGAAGATCTTCACCGAGTTCGAGGGCAATATGAACCCGGCCGCCACGCACGGCTCGGGCGATGTGAAGTACCACCTGGGCGCGCGCGGCACCTACATCCAGATGTTCGGTGACAACGACATCGAGGTCTCGCTGACGGCCAACCCGTCGCACCTCGAGGCCGTCGACCCGGTGCTGGAGGGTCTGGTTCGCGCCAAGCAGGATCTGCTCACCAAGGAAGACCTGGTCACCAAGGGTGAAGAGGCGCGCAGCTTCTCCGTCGTGCCGCTCATGCTGCACGGTGACGCGGCGTTCGCGGGTCAGGGCGTGGTCGCCGAGACCCTGAACCTCTCGGGTCTGCGCGGCTACCGCACCGGTGGCACCGTGCACATCGTGGTGAACAACCAGATCGGCTTCACCACCGCGCCGGAGTACTCGCGTTCCACCGAATACTCCACCGATATCGCGAAGTTCATCGGTGCGCCGGTGTTCCACGTGAACGGCGATGACCCGGAAGCCTGTGTGTGGGTTGCGAAGCTGGCCGTCGACTACCGCCAGCGGTTCAACCGCGACGTGGTCATCGATATGATCTGCTACCGCCGTCGCGGCCACAACGAGGGCGACGACCCGTCGATGACGCAGCCGAATATGTACGACGCGATCGACACCAAGCGTTCGGTGCGTAAGGCGTACACCGAAAGCCTCATCGGCCGTGGCGATATCTCCATGAAGGAAGCCGAAGACGCCCTGCGCGATTACCAGGGGCAGCTGGAGCGGATCTTCAACGAGGTGCGCGAGCTGGAGAAGTACGTTCCGGAGCCGTCCCCGTCGGTCGAGGACGAGCAGAAGATGCCGACCACCCTGGTCACCGCGGTCGACAAGACCGTGCTGCAGCGCATCGGCGACTCGTTCGTGAACGTGCCCGAGGGCTTCAATGTGCATCCGCGCGTCAAGCCGGTCATGGAGAAGCGCCGCGAGATGGCGTACGAGGGCAAGATCGACTGGGCCATGGGCGAATTGCTCGCCTTCGGCACCCTGGTCGACGAGGGCAAGGCCGTCCGTCTGACCGGTCAGGATTCCCGTCGTGGCACCTTCTCGCAGCGGCACTCGGTGATCATCGACCGTAAGACCGGTGGCGAGTACACCCCGCTGCACAACATCGGGTCGAAGAATCCGGGTTGGTTCGCGGTGCACGATTCGGCGCTGTCCGAATACGCCGCCGTCGGTTTCGAATACGGTTACTCGCTCGGCAACACCGACGCACTGGTGTTGTGGGAGGCGCAGTTCGGTGACTTCGTCAACGGCGCGCAGACCATCATCGACGAGTTCATCTCCTCCGGTGAGGCCAAGTGGGGCCAGCTCTCCGAGGTCGTGCTGCTGCTGCCGCACGGTCACGAGGGTCAGGGTCCGGACCACACCTCCGGTCGTATCGAGCGCTTCCTGCAGCTGTGCGCCGAGGGTTCGATGACGGTGGCGGTTCCCTCCACCCCGTCGAACTACTTCCACCTGCTGCGCCGGCACGCTCTCGACGGCATCCGCCGTCCGCTGGTGGTCTTCACCCCGAAGTCCATGCTGCGCAACAAGGCCGTGGTCTCCGAGGTCGAGGACTTCACCGACAACAAGTTCCGTTCGGTGCTCGAGGAGCCCACCTACGAGAGCGGCGACGGTGATCGTTCGAAGGTCAAGCGCGTACTGCTGACCTCCGGCAAGATCTACTACGAGCTGGTCGCGGAGAAGAACAAGAACAAGCGTGACGATGTGGCCATCGTGCGCGTGGAGCAGCTGTACCCGATTCCGAAGTTCCGCCTGAACGAGGCGCTGGAGGGTTACCCCAACGCCACCGATCTGGTGTGGGTGCAGGAGGAGCCGGCCAACCAGGGTGCGTGGCCGTTCTTCGGCCTCAACCTGCCGGAGATCCTGCCCGCCCGCTTCGCCAAGCTGCGCCGCATCTCGCGCCGCGCCATGTCGGCCCCGTCCTCGGGTTCGTCGAAGGTGCACGCGGTGGAGCAGGCCGAGATCATCGGCGAGGCGTTCGCGCCGACCGTCTAG
- a CDS encoding ABC transporter permease: MILTAVPDSVLRAANSEVRKITSVRMQRLVAICLIGYAMVAFAVMGLTFKPDAVTRGKSMFLTGGSAIAAGLALLAAIVLAAVLGAVASGEEYRLGSLRITTLFTPDRNVLFGAKLGVVALVSLATVLVLELLGGAAYALIGRDRVHLTGEMLAIFGGVALAAVCWSVIGAALGFLLRTPIQAIAVMVGVAILEPLVWITARAIGFGGFASILPISATIGTITNGAYAKGDFIAQTPAAILVLLLWTMGSAGAAWWFFTRRDL, encoded by the coding sequence ATGATTCTGACCGCTGTGCCGGATTCTGTGCTGCGGGCGGCCAATTCGGAGGTTCGGAAGATCACCTCGGTGCGGATGCAGCGCCTGGTCGCCATCTGCCTCATCGGATACGCCATGGTGGCGTTCGCCGTCATGGGGCTGACGTTCAAGCCCGACGCCGTCACGCGCGGGAAGTCGATGTTCCTCACGGGCGGGTCGGCCATCGCGGCGGGGCTGGCGCTGCTGGCCGCCATCGTGCTGGCGGCGGTGCTCGGGGCCGTCGCCTCGGGTGAGGAGTATCGGCTGGGTTCGCTGCGGATCACCACGCTGTTCACGCCGGATCGGAATGTGCTGTTCGGCGCGAAACTCGGTGTGGTGGCGCTGGTTTCCCTGGCCACCGTCTTGGTGCTGGAGCTGCTCGGCGGTGCGGCCTACGCGCTGATCGGTCGGGACCGGGTGCACCTCACCGGAGAGATGCTCGCCATCTTCGGCGGTGTGGCGCTGGCCGCGGTGTGCTGGTCGGTGATCGGCGCGGCGCTGGGATTCCTACTGCGCACCCCGATTCAGGCGATCGCGGTCATGGTGGGCGTGGCGATCCTCGAACCGCTGGTGTGGATTACCGCGCGCGCCATCGGATTCGGCGGCTTCGCGAGCATTCTGCCGATCTCGGCGACCATCGGGACGATCACCAATGGCGCCTACGCCAAGGGTGACTTCATCGCGCAGACCCCGGCCGCCATCCTGGTCCTGCTGCTGTGGACCATGGGCTCGGCCGGCGCGGCGTGGTGGTTCTTCACCCGCCGCGACCTCTGA
- a CDS encoding SRPBCC domain-containing protein: protein MRSISTGIQIDAPPDQVWKVFSDFAAYGEWNPFIREARGTLAVGSRLNLRLYPVSGRPMTFKPVVLVAEPERAVTWKGIVLVPGLFDGTHKFTMRARDGGTYFTQAEDFSGLLTPFLGSTISGTVQSFELLNAALKKRVEQ, encoded by the coding sequence ATGAGATCGATAAGTACCGGGATTCAGATCGACGCCCCGCCCGACCAGGTATGGAAGGTGTTCAGCGACTTCGCGGCGTATGGAGAGTGGAACCCCTTCATCCGCGAGGCACGGGGCACGCTCGCCGTCGGCTCCCGCCTGAATCTGCGCCTGTATCCGGTGAGCGGGCGGCCGATGACCTTCAAACCCGTTGTGCTGGTGGCCGAGCCGGAGCGGGCGGTCACCTGGAAGGGCATCGTGCTGGTGCCCGGCCTCTTCGACGGCACCCACAAGTTCACGATGCGAGCTCGGGACGGCGGAACCTATTTCACGCAGGCCGAGGATTTCAGCGGACTGCTCACCCCCTTTCTGGGCAGCACCATCAGCGGCACCGTGCAGAGTTTCGAACTGCTGAACGCGGCCTTGAAGAAGCGAGTGGAACAGTGA
- a CDS encoding helix-turn-helix transcriptional regulator, whose protein sequence is MVRDSVASHVMRLLLGVAEQSGVPEHELAFIDGVRGPALDDDLTRFPTSSLLRVWELIHAADPVGGGARAIAAADRGRLHVWDYLASGAPTLAAGFADAGEYLSAICDPLARISVVEDGARLTVEHDNLKTGTEIDRTINEYALGLILRRARDARGDGLRPVRVDFAHAAPARHDHLSEVFGTGNIHFGQSGNRITFLDPESEPAARPFDPELQRVMRMYARSIIDSARPAPNWQDTFRTAIGEALADSHGRGTSLEEVAHRLAMSPRTLQRRLAEHDTTWREELEAVRFDHATRLLRDTQLSLQSIAGRLGYTDHRTLRRAFQRWTGQTPDAFRRAA, encoded by the coding sequence GTGGTTAGGGATTCTGTGGCCTCGCATGTGATGCGGTTGTTGTTGGGGGTCGCGGAGCAATCGGGAGTGCCCGAGCATGAGCTGGCATTCATCGACGGGGTGCGGGGACCGGCCCTGGACGATGATCTGACGCGATTTCCCACTTCGTCGCTGCTGCGGGTGTGGGAGTTGATTCACGCGGCGGATCCGGTCGGTGGGGGAGCGCGGGCCATTGCGGCGGCCGACCGGGGGCGGCTGCACGTATGGGACTATCTCGCCAGCGGAGCGCCTACGCTCGCAGCGGGTTTCGCGGATGCCGGGGAGTATTTGAGCGCCATCTGCGACCCACTCGCGCGGATTTCCGTGGTGGAGGACGGGGCGCGGCTCACCGTCGAGCATGACAATCTGAAGACCGGTACCGAGATCGACAGGACCATCAACGAGTACGCGCTCGGGCTCATCCTGCGGCGGGCGCGGGATGCGCGCGGCGACGGATTACGGCCGGTGCGAGTGGATTTCGCGCATGCGGCACCGGCTCGGCACGACCATCTCAGCGAGGTGTTCGGCACCGGCAATATCCATTTCGGGCAGAGCGGGAATCGGATCACCTTCCTCGATCCCGAATCCGAGCCTGCCGCAAGACCTTTCGATCCCGAGCTACAGCGCGTCATGCGCATGTACGCGCGCTCGATCATCGACAGCGCACGACCCGCGCCGAATTGGCAGGACACCTTCCGCACCGCGATCGGTGAGGCCCTGGCCGACAGTCACGGGCGCGGCACCTCGCTCGAGGAGGTCGCGCACCGGCTGGCCATGAGCCCGCGCACCCTGCAGCGCCGCCTCGCCGAACACGACACCACCTGGCGAGAAGAGTTGGAGGCGGTGCGATTCGACCACGCCACCCGCTTGCTGCGCGACACCCAACTGTCGCTGCAATCGATTGCGGGGCGGCTCGGCTACACCGACCACCGCACCCTGCGGCGCGCCTTCCAGCGCTGGACCGGGCAGACCCCGGACGCCTTCCGGCGCGCCGCCTGA